A genomic window from Camelina sativa cultivar DH55 chromosome 2, Cs, whole genome shotgun sequence includes:
- the LOC104722090 gene encoding ADP,ATP carrier protein 1, mitochondrial-like produces MMYRLCRDGLLFECIHSNALSVKFFCMCIPLTTLVPVRLANDAKAGKKGGGGRQFDGLVDVYRKTLKSDGIYCWSLPWIYSCVDIIVYRGLYFGLYDFVKPVLLTGDLQVHLVVFLSDLGVLLLITGWF; encoded by the exons ATGATGTATCGACTGTGCAGGGATGGATTACTATTTGAATGCATCCACTCAAACGCTCTTTCTGTTAAATTCTTCTGTATGTGTATTCCCTTGACTACGCTCGTACCCGTACGTCTTGCCAATGATGCCAAGGCTGGAAAGAAAGGAGGTGGTGGTAGACAGTTTGATGGTCTTGTCGATGTTTACAGAAAGACACTCAAGTCTGATGGTATATATTGCTGGTCTTTACCGTGGATTTACTCTTGTGTTGATATCATTGTCTACCGTGGTCTGTACTTTGGACTCTATGACTTTGTGAAGCCTGTTCTTCTCACTGGAGACTTGCAGGTTCATCTTGTTGTCTTTCTCTCTGATCTGGGTGTTCTCTTGCTTATAACAG GTTGGTTTTGA